In Haladaptatus cibarius D43, the sequence ACGAGTTTTCCGACGTGACCGACGCCCGGCAATCCTTCGATGAGTACAGGCGACTCCAGTTCCGGATTTGCGACTATCTCGATATCAACTTCGTCCATGTGACTTAGTCGCGGGCGCGCCGCTTAAGAGCGCGTCGGTACTCGCCGTAGGGGTCTGCTGGGTCGAATGGGGCGGGAGCACTGTTGATTGCCGCCGCTCCGCACTCTGGACAGGTCGCAGAAAGGGAGTACACCGGGCGGTCGTGCTCTGATTTCCACGCAGAGCACACCCGGATGTCCGATTTCATTCGTCGTCGGTGTGTCGGTCGCGGTGGAAGTTGGCGGTTCCGCCGACGTCTTCCATGGCGACTTCGGCGCGGGCGACGCTCTCTTCGAGTTGCGCCTCCGCGGTTTTGTAGTTCGGTGCGCGAACCTTGATTCGGTACTCGGGCGCGCCGACGTAGGTGACGTCGAGTTCGACTTCGTCGGGGATGTCGCCGTTTCCTTCGGCGGCTTTGAGCCCTTCTTTGATACCGTCCACGCCGTCCTTGCCGGGACTTCGAAGGTCAACGTAGCCGGTTACGTTGACGTATGGAACCGAGACGTTTTCACGAGCGGTTTCGACGAGCGAATCGATTTCGTCGTCCGAGAGTTCGGTGTTTTCGAGGGCTTCTGCGCCGTGGATGGCGGCCTGCTCGAAGCCGTCGTAGATGCTTCCGAACTCGGCGTACAGTTCGTTCGCAATCTGCGTGTACTGCTCGTCGGTCATCTCCTCGCCGAACGCGAGGGACATCCATTTGTCGGCCTTCTGCTCGTTTTTCCAGTCCTGAATCTTGTCGCTTCGCTGGTGTTCGTTCACGTCCTTGATGGAGAGGTCTATCTGCTGTGACCCCTCGTCAACGTCGAACACCTTACAGACGACTGTTTGCCCCACGTTGACGTGGTCGCGGACGTTTTTAATCCAGCCGCTGGCGACCTCGCTGACGTGGACGAGTCCACGTTTGTCCTCGTACTCTTCGAGGTCTATGAAGACCCCAAAGTCCTCTATCTCATCGACCTTTCCGACGACGAGTTCGCCAGGTTCGGGCCAGCCACTGTATTTCATCGGGATGCTACTGTCTCTGTAACGTCGCCGTCGATTTCAGCCTTGCCGCCGGTCGGCGAGGCGAGTCGGTGACCGCAGACGACGCAGTTGACTTCGGTCGCGGCCTTGCTGAAGACCGTCTGTTCGTTCTCGCAGTCCGGACACTGAACGGTGTAAAAGTTTCCTGCCATGATTTACTCCTGAAATTCGAGTCGGCCGGCGCGCCATCCGGGACGGAGGTGGGCCTTGCCGCACTCGCTGCAACGGTATTTGAGGT encodes:
- a CDS encoding RNA-protein complex protein Nop10, which encodes MKSDIRVCSAWKSEHDRPVYSLSATCPECGAAAINSAPAPFDPADPYGEYRRALKRRARD
- a CDS encoding translation initiation factor IF-2 subunit alpha, with the translated sequence MKYSGWPEPGELVVGKVDEIEDFGVFIDLEEYEDKRGLVHVSEVASGWIKNVRDHVNVGQTVVCKVFDVDEGSQQIDLSIKDVNEHQRSDKIQDWKNEQKADKWMSLAFGEEMTDEQYTQIANELYAEFGSIYDGFEQAAIHGAEALENTELSDDEIDSLVETARENVSVPYVNVTGYVDLRSPGKDGVDGIKEGLKAAEGNGDIPDEVELDVTYVGAPEYRIKVRAPNYKTAEAQLEESVARAEVAMEDVGGTANFHRDRHTDDE
- a CDS encoding 30S ribosomal protein S27e — encoded protein: MAGNFYTVQCPDCENEQTVFSKAATEVNCVVCGHRLASPTGGKAEIDGDVTETVASR